The Vallitalea okinawensis genome includes a window with the following:
- a CDS encoding FeoA family protein — protein MDDTIRSKSILEAYNKKQEAIYPVTNLANAEIDREYIIKDVQTNDEEMKNFLFTLGCYAGETVTVLSVLAENYVISVKDARYSIDSDLAETIII, from the coding sequence ATGGATGATACAATAAGAAGCAAATCAATATTAGAGGCTTATAATAAAAAACAAGAAGCTATTTATCCAGTGACAAATTTAGCCAATGCAGAGATTGATAGAGAATACATTATTAAAGATGTTCAAACTAATGATGAAGAAATGAAGAACTTTTTATTTACATTAGGATGTTACGCAGGTGAAACGGTGACAGTGTTATCAGTACTTGCTGAGAACTACGTCATTTCTGTAAAAGATGCAAGATACAGTATTGATAGTGATTTAGCTGAAACAATAATTATATAG
- a CDS encoding recombinase family protein: MTIGAAYIRVSTVDQVEYSPEAQKKAILEYALKNKILIPEQYIFIDDGYSGKVAEKRPAFMKMIKIAKSKPKPFDLIIVHRFDRFARNREDSVIYKSLLKKEHDIKVVSVTEQLEDDKFSIILESMLEAMAEYYSLNLSDEVKKGMLEKASRGGFQTRPPYGYVVKDKGTLEIADEEADIVKYIFDKFNNDQMAPVHIAKEINKLGYKTKNNNRFETRSIERILSNPIYMGYIRWNCTSRSKGKLTKNDEEQWIIVKGEHKSIINESDWHKTQTNLQNRKKKFLNKQWSGSGDCKNWLRGVLKCSYCGGAMVYGSGKDNYRYYRCNNKSKGKCEKSNYANLNDLEPAILEQLKKDLLDLKFNLSKIPASNTSNEVYILERQLKQLDSKLDRAQQAFLNGVDTIEEYKVNKYTIQKEQFEVSKRLQELKDSLAEGLKIKNKITSVYEYLNNPDNSMNDKNRAIKSIVNKITVDGPNKWFKINYFLND; this comes from the coding sequence ATGACTATTGGGGCTGCTTATATAAGAGTAAGTACAGTAGATCAAGTTGAGTATTCACCAGAAGCACAAAAGAAAGCCATTTTAGAATATGCACTTAAAAATAAAATACTCATTCCAGAACAGTATATTTTTATAGATGATGGTTACTCAGGGAAAGTTGCAGAAAAGAGACCAGCATTTATGAAAATGATAAAAATAGCCAAAAGCAAACCTAAGCCATTTGATTTAATTATTGTTCATCGTTTTGATAGATTTGCTCGAAATCGTGAGGATAGTGTTATTTATAAATCCTTATTAAAAAAAGAGCATGATATTAAAGTTGTAAGTGTCACCGAACAATTAGAAGACGATAAATTTTCTATCATTCTAGAAAGTATGTTAGAAGCAATGGCTGAGTATTATTCCTTAAACCTATCTGATGAAGTTAAAAAAGGAATGCTAGAAAAGGCCAGTCGTGGAGGGTTTCAGACGCGTCCACCGTATGGATATGTGGTAAAAGACAAGGGAACTCTTGAAATTGCTGATGAGGAAGCGGATATAGTCAAATATATATTTGATAAGTTCAACAATGACCAAATGGCTCCTGTACACATTGCTAAAGAGATTAACAAACTTGGATATAAGACCAAAAACAATAATAGATTTGAAACTAGATCAATAGAGAGAATCTTGTCCAATCCAATTTATATGGGATACATTAGATGGAATTGTACAAGCAGATCTAAAGGAAAGCTTACAAAAAACGATGAGGAGCAATGGATCATAGTTAAAGGAGAGCATAAAAGCATAATAAATGAAAGTGATTGGCATAAAACTCAGACAAATCTACAAAACAGGAAAAAGAAATTTCTTAATAAACAATGGTCCGGTTCAGGCGATTGTAAAAATTGGTTACGCGGTGTCTTGAAATGTTCATACTGTGGTGGTGCCATGGTCTATGGTTCGGGTAAAGATAACTACCGTTATTACAGATGCAATAACAAATCGAAAGGTAAATGTGAGAAAAGTAACTATGCTAATCTAAACGATTTGGAGCCAGCTATCTTAGAACAACTCAAAAAAGACTTACTTGATCTTAAATTTAACCTCAGTAAAATCCCAGCAAGTAATACAAGTAATGAAGTATATATACTAGAACGTCAACTTAAACAGTTAGATAGTAAGCTAGATAGAGCACAACAAGCATTTTTAAATGGAGTTGACACCATAGAAGAGTATAAAGTAAATAAATACACTATTCAAAAAGAGCAATTTGAAGTATCAAAACGATTACAGGAACTCAAAGATTCTCTAGCTGAGGGTTTAAAAATAAAAAATAAAATTACATCTGTATATGAATATCTAAACAATCCAGATAACTCCATGAACGATAAGAATAGAGCTATAAAGAGTATCGTAAATAAAATAACAGTTGATGGACCAAATAAGTGGTTTAAAATAAATTATTTTTTGAATGATTAA
- a CDS encoding DUF3888 domain-containing protein has translation MKTKILVAFCLLTVLLSLSMNLPTKGLDTNIVESKTKFPRPPERSNEELYKDIFITLLLPYIDDEIENYYGKSYSVDPWTVNIIDITRLNGYRTFLFLITLEVSPYTGPHNTVGIDNITFKVSSGDITVENFEHIETLGPLLK, from the coding sequence ATGAAAACTAAAATACTAGTAGCTTTTTGCTTACTAACTGTATTATTGTCATTGTCAATGAATCTCCCTACTAAAGGGTTAGATACCAATATAGTTGAATCAAAAACTAAATTCCCGAGACCACCTGAAAGATCAAATGAAGAGCTTTACAAAGATATTTTTATTACTTTACTGTTACCATATATTGACGATGAAATTGAAAATTATTATGGAAAGTCTTATTCAGTCGATCCCTGGACTGTCAATATTATTGATATTACAAGGCTAAATGGATATCGAACATTCTTATTCCTAATTACACTTGAAGTAAGTCCCTATACTGGCCCTCATAATACCGTAGGCATTGATAATATAACCTTCAAAGTATCCTCTGGTGATATTACAGTTGAAAACTTTGAACACATCGAAACCCTTGGACCTCTTCTCAAATAA
- the feoB gene encoding ferrous iron transport protein B — MKVALTGNPNSGKTTLFNAITGKIERVGNWAGVTIDKKEGEIKKSLNKANAVMTAVDLPGAYSMSPFTSEESITRDFVKNENPDVIINIVDATNLSRSLFFTTQLLELGIPVVVALNKSDLTKKKGTVINVAKLSKKLGCPIVETVSTSGSDNGLEKLITKVVEVKGKTQTAPFDGSDLNMADRSAVEASDKKRFEVVKKIVKEVENRKVSSNRQTKQDAADRVLAHKWLGIPIFALVMWTVFAISQTHLGPLLADTFVGWIDAFYGWVEGLLGEGVSPVLSAILLDGIIGGVGAVVGFLPLIMVLFFLLALLEDCGYMARVAVVMDRFFKRVGLSGKSIIPMVIGTGCAIPGVMATRTIRNERQRRTTAMLTPFMPCGAKLPVIALFAGVFFNDAAWVGTTMYFLGIAIIIIGALIVVRITGEKNARSFFIMELPEYRFPSIKRATISMFSRAKAFIIKAATIILLCNAAVQIMQTFNWQFQVVAEGAENTSILASIASPFAILLIPLGFGVWQLAAAAITGFIAKENVVGTLAVVYSITNFIDTEELALVSGGADVASIMGLTSVAALAYLMFNLFTPPCFAAIGAMNSEMESKKWLWAGIAFQFGMGYSVAFVTYQVGTLITTGAFGSGFLPGLIAVLAMGGYVVYLVRKGNQKSQAKVALNA, encoded by the coding sequence ATGAAGGTAGCACTTACAGGGAATCCCAATAGTGGAAAAACAACATTATTCAATGCAATAACAGGTAAAATCGAACGTGTAGGTAACTGGGCCGGTGTAACAATTGATAAAAAAGAAGGTGAGATTAAGAAAAGTCTTAATAAGGCTAATGCTGTAATGACAGCAGTAGACCTACCAGGCGCATATTCAATGTCACCCTTTACTTCCGAAGAAAGCATAACACGAGACTTTGTTAAAAATGAAAATCCAGATGTAATTATTAATATCGTCGATGCAACAAACTTAAGCAGAAGTTTATTTTTCACAACTCAACTTCTTGAACTTGGGATACCAGTTGTTGTTGCCCTTAACAAGAGTGACTTAACAAAGAAGAAAGGGACAGTTATTAACGTAGCAAAATTATCAAAAAAATTAGGATGTCCTATTGTTGAAACTGTATCCACTAGTGGGAGCGATAATGGTCTAGAAAAGCTTATTACTAAAGTTGTAGAAGTAAAGGGCAAGACCCAAACAGCACCATTTGATGGCTCAGATTTGAATATGGCTGATAGAAGTGCTGTTGAAGCTTCTGATAAAAAACGATTTGAAGTTGTAAAAAAAATAGTTAAGGAAGTTGAAAATAGAAAAGTAAGTAGTAATCGTCAAACCAAACAAGATGCAGCTGATAGAGTATTGGCACATAAGTGGCTAGGTATTCCAATATTTGCTTTAGTGATGTGGACAGTTTTTGCCATTTCCCAAACTCATCTAGGACCACTCTTAGCAGATACCTTTGTTGGTTGGATAGATGCATTCTATGGCTGGGTAGAGGGATTACTTGGAGAAGGAGTATCACCAGTCCTTAGTGCCATTCTTTTAGATGGTATTATAGGTGGGGTTGGAGCTGTTGTAGGTTTCTTACCACTCATTATGGTTTTATTCTTCTTACTAGCGTTACTCGAAGATTGTGGTTATATGGCACGTGTTGCTGTAGTAATGGATAGATTCTTTAAGAGAGTTGGATTATCAGGTAAATCAATTATCCCTATGGTAATTGGTACAGGTTGTGCTATTCCAGGAGTTATGGCAACAAGAACCATTAGAAATGAAAGACAAAGAAGAACAACTGCAATGTTAACACCATTTATGCCATGTGGAGCGAAGTTACCAGTTATCGCATTATTTGCAGGTGTGTTCTTTAATGATGCTGCTTGGGTAGGAACGACTATGTATTTCTTAGGGATTGCAATCATTATTATTGGAGCTTTAATTGTGGTAAGAATTACTGGTGAGAAAAACGCAAGATCATTCTTCATTATGGAATTACCAGAATATAGATTCCCAAGTATCAAGAGAGCAACAATCTCTATGTTCTCTAGAGCAAAAGCTTTTATTATTAAGGCAGCTACAATTATCCTTCTTTGTAATGCTGCAGTACAAATCATGCAAACATTTAACTGGCAATTCCAAGTTGTAGCTGAAGGTGCAGAAAACACAAGTATTCTAGCTAGTATCGCATCACCATTTGCTATTTTATTAATACCTCTAGGATTTGGTGTATGGCAACTTGCTGCAGCTGCAATTACTGGTTTTATAGCAAAAGAGAATGTAGTTGGTACATTAGCAGTTGTATACTCCATAACCAACTTTATTGATACAGAAGAATTAGCACTAGTTTCTGGTGGAGCGGATGTTGCAAGTATTATGGGCTTAACATCTGTAGCTGCATTAGCTTATCTTATGTTTAACCTTTTTACACCTCCATGTTTTGCCGCTATTGGTGCTATGAACTCAGAAATGGAGAGTAAGAAGTGGTTATGGGCAGGAATCGCATTCCAATTTGGAATGGGCTATAGTGTTGCATTTGTAACATATCAAGTAGGAACTTTAATAACAACAGGTGCTTTTGGTAGTGGCTTTTTACCAGGTTTAATAGCTGTATTAGCTATGGGTGGTTATGTAGTTTACCTTGTGAGAAAAGGTAATCAAAAGTCACAAGCAAAGGTAGCCTTAAATGCTTAG
- the galE gene encoding UDP-glucose 4-epimerase GalE, with protein sequence MKVLITGGAGYIGSTVCSALKDRGHTPIILDSLVTGRREFANRHAFYKGDIADTTLLEKIFSEHPDIKCTIHCAALIVVPESVKNPFAYYMENVTKSIILFKKLAELGCKQVVFSSSAAIYDIVPGFMVTEQAPIKPQSPYSRSKFMMEMVLEDFCGAYDMKGIALRYFNPIGADPQMRTGLQIQFPSHVLGKLVEVAGAREKVFKITGTDWPTRDGSGIRDYIHVWDLALAHVKAVDNFERAFDKADPSNGSYLVINIGTGNGVTVKELVSAFEMVYGAQINKELAPPREGDVAGAYANADAAKKLLDWASQLSIEKGIADALKWDEIRSSIIQYQ encoded by the coding sequence ATGAAAGTCCTTATTACAGGTGGTGCAGGCTACATAGGTAGTACTGTTTGCTCAGCACTAAAAGATAGAGGGCATACCCCAATTATTCTAGATTCTTTAGTTACCGGAAGACGAGAATTTGCTAATCGGCATGCTTTTTATAAAGGGGATATAGCTGACACTACATTATTAGAGAAGATATTTTCTGAACACCCTGATATCAAGTGTACAATTCATTGTGCTGCACTTATTGTTGTACCAGAGTCTGTAAAAAACCCATTTGCATACTATATGGAAAACGTAACTAAATCCATTATATTATTTAAAAAATTAGCAGAACTAGGCTGTAAACAGGTTGTCTTTAGTTCATCGGCAGCTATTTATGATATTGTCCCTGGTTTTATGGTGACTGAGCAAGCGCCCATAAAACCTCAAAGTCCTTATTCACGTTCAAAATTCATGATGGAGATGGTATTAGAAGATTTCTGTGGAGCTTATGATATGAAAGGAATTGCACTAAGATATTTTAATCCTATTGGTGCTGATCCACAGATGCGTACCGGGTTACAAATTCAGTTTCCTTCCCATGTATTAGGTAAGTTAGTTGAAGTTGCAGGGGCGAGGGAGAAAGTTTTTAAAATCACAGGAACAGATTGGCCAACACGAGATGGATCTGGTATACGTGACTATATTCATGTATGGGACCTAGCATTAGCTCATGTAAAAGCTGTTGACAACTTTGAAAGAGCTTTTGACAAAGCTGATCCATCAAATGGTTCTTATCTAGTCATTAATATTGGAACAGGTAATGGGGTTACAGTTAAAGAATTGGTTAGTGCTTTTGAAATGGTTTACGGAGCCCAAATTAATAAAGAACTGGCACCACCACGAGAGGGAGATGTTGCAGGTGCTTACGCAAATGCTGATGCTGCAAAAAAATTATTAGATTGGGCATCTCAACTATCCATTGAAAAAGGAATTGCTGATGCATTAAAGTGGGATGAAATAAGATCATCTATTATTCAATATCAATAG
- a CDS encoding EFR1 family ferrodoxin (N-terminal region resembles flavodoxins. C-terminal ferrodoxin region binds two 4Fe-4S clusters.): protein MKILVLYFSGTGNTEYIARYIQKRFNNERHEVTCTPIEKMDKDTISAYDILGFGFPVFACDIPGFVKEYLVDLPLVKTQSVFIFCTKGFFSGTAINSAFDFFKGIGYRPIGYADIAMPGSDGLAFMKPDSKKVQGYIDRDYSYIPEVDRMTMSIEKKIDSKDQLLVNSGVNLITKKGQSLLSNALKVGLGTAEGWLKKKFWADESCIRCKKCEKICPRNNIKVDDRGVHFSDQCVVCMRCLHQCPKESIQIGKNTIGKVRWKGPLGDYKPL, encoded by the coding sequence ATGAAAATATTAGTCTTATATTTCAGTGGTACTGGTAACACAGAATATATAGCTCGTTACATACAAAAGCGATTCAATAACGAAAGGCATGAGGTTACATGCACCCCCATCGAAAAAATGGATAAAGATACTATATCTGCTTATGATATACTTGGGTTTGGTTTTCCGGTATTTGCATGTGATATACCAGGCTTTGTGAAAGAGTATTTAGTAGATTTACCACTAGTCAAAACTCAATCTGTATTTATCTTTTGTACTAAAGGTTTCTTTAGCGGAACAGCAATCAACAGTGCATTTGATTTCTTTAAGGGGATAGGCTATCGACCAATAGGTTATGCGGATATAGCAATGCCTGGTTCTGATGGACTAGCATTTATGAAGCCTGATTCTAAGAAAGTTCAAGGTTATATAGATAGAGATTATTCGTATATACCTGAGGTAGATCGTATGACCATGAGCATAGAAAAAAAGATTGATAGCAAAGATCAATTACTTGTTAATAGTGGTGTTAATCTAATAACTAAAAAAGGGCAATCACTTCTATCCAATGCTCTTAAAGTAGGATTGGGAACAGCTGAGGGGTGGCTTAAGAAGAAATTCTGGGCAGATGAAAGTTGCATTAGATGTAAAAAGTGTGAAAAAATTTGCCCAAGAAATAATATTAAAGTAGATGACCGTGGTGTACATTTCAGTGATCAATGTGTCGTATGTATGCGCTGTCTTCACCAGTGTCCCAAAGAGAGTATACAGATTGGTAAGAATACTATTGGTAAAGTACGTTGGAAGGGACCATTGGGTGACTATAAGCCACTTTAA
- a CDS encoding ParB/RepB/Spo0J family partition protein, which produces MKFNVEEAIVYSEKGKIEEWVHLFLNSEGDNFAFSEGLKLQKRYWLGPIIYDLDKINRCCGPEKDIKFHEPYENWENRIKRMEDLIKQGWEMAPLIVNHDKGYLEINDGNHRHEALKRAGINKFWVIFWDSEDENNLIQLSKEKYYE; this is translated from the coding sequence ATGAAGTTTAATGTGGAAGAAGCAATAGTATATAGTGAAAAAGGTAAAATCGAAGAATGGGTACATCTTTTTCTAAATTCTGAGGGAGATAACTTTGCGTTTTCTGAAGGCTTAAAGCTTCAGAAACGATACTGGTTAGGCCCCATAATATATGATTTAGATAAAATTAATCGATGTTGCGGACCTGAAAAAGATATCAAGTTTCATGAACCATATGAAAACTGGGAAAATAGGATTAAAAGGATGGAAGACTTAATCAAACAAGGCTGGGAAATGGCTCCATTGATCGTTAATCATGATAAAGGGTACTTAGAAATTAATGATGGAAATCATCGACATGAGGCTTTAAAGAGAGCTGGAATCAATAAGTTCTGGGTTATCTTTTGGGATAGTGAGGATGAGAATAATTTAATCCAGCTGTCTAAAGAGAAGTATTATGAATAA
- a CDS encoding metal-dependent transcriptional regulator, which translates to MSNNESMEMYLETVYILENSHGHAHGVEIAKRLGVSKPSVSKAMNYLKAEGLVNKETYGTITLTEKGRELSDRIYANHQLITRFLKHSLELADEEAAKNACKMEHVLSDNMLEAIKSYLMKNNIDV; encoded by the coding sequence GTGAGTAATAATGAATCAATGGAAATGTATTTAGAAACAGTTTACATATTGGAAAATAGTCATGGTCATGCACATGGAGTGGAGATAGCAAAACGTCTTGGTGTATCAAAACCCAGTGTATCGAAGGCAATGAATTATCTAAAAGCCGAAGGACTTGTGAATAAAGAAACCTATGGAACCATTACATTAACAGAAAAAGGAAGAGAACTTTCTGATAGAATATATGCTAATCATCAATTAATAACACGATTTCTTAAACATTCTCTTGAATTAGCGGATGAGGAAGCAGCTAAGAATGCATGTAAGATGGAGCATGTACTTAGTGATAACATGTTGGAAGCTATTAAGAGCTATTTGATGAAGAATAATATTGATGTATAG
- a CDS encoding YgeY family selenium metabolism-linked hydrolase, which produces MSLAFKEILEKAKSYEADITKFLRDMIAISSESCDEEKVILRIKEEMEQVGFDKVEIDPMGNILGYIGQGKHLIAMDAHIDTVGIGEKNLWEYDPYEGYEDDEIIIGRGASDQEGGMASMVYAGKIIKDFGLEDDYTLLITGTVQEEDCDGLCWQYIIEESKIRPEFVVITEPTSLNIYRGQRGRMEIKVSTKGLSCHGSAPERGDNAIYKMAPILNELKALHENLKDDAFLGKGSLTVSEIFFSSPSRCAVADGCIISIDRRLTTGESWEYALQQIKNLPSVKASQAEVTMYDYSRPAYTGLVYPTQCYFPSWVVEEEHVACQTLVESYKGLFEKEPFVDKWTFSTNGVSIMGRYDIPCIGFGPGHEDQAHAPNERTWKDELIKAAAMYAVIPTMYISKI; this is translated from the coding sequence ATGAGTCTAGCATTTAAAGAAATCTTGGAGAAAGCTAAATCTTATGAGGCTGATATCACTAAGTTTTTGCGTGATATGATTGCTATTTCAAGTGAGAGTTGCGATGAAGAAAAAGTTATCCTTAGGATCAAGGAAGAGATGGAGCAAGTTGGCTTTGACAAAGTAGAAATTGATCCTATGGGCAATATTTTAGGATACATAGGGCAGGGTAAGCACTTAATCGCCATGGACGCCCATATCGATACTGTCGGTATTGGAGAAAAGAATTTATGGGAGTATGATCCTTATGAAGGCTATGAGGACGATGAGATCATCATAGGACGAGGTGCTAGTGATCAAGAAGGTGGCATGGCTTCCATGGTCTATGCTGGAAAGATCATTAAGGATTTTGGTCTTGAAGATGATTATACGCTGCTTATTACAGGGACTGTACAAGAAGAAGATTGTGATGGGCTGTGCTGGCAGTATATCATTGAAGAAAGTAAGATTAGACCAGAATTTGTTGTCATTACAGAACCTACGTCATTGAATATCTATCGTGGGCAAAGAGGACGAATGGAGATAAAAGTATCAACAAAAGGTCTAAGTTGTCACGGTTCAGCTCCAGAGAGAGGAGATAATGCCATTTATAAGATGGCACCAATCCTAAATGAATTGAAGGCGCTACATGAGAATCTTAAAGATGATGCCTTTTTGGGAAAGGGTAGCTTAACTGTATCAGAAATATTCTTTAGTTCACCGTCTAGATGTGCAGTGGCTGATGGATGTATAATTTCCATCGATAGAAGGTTAACAACAGGCGAATCGTGGGAATATGCATTGCAACAAATAAAAAATTTACCATCTGTTAAGGCATCACAAGCGGAAGTCACCATGTATGATTATTCTAGACCTGCTTACACAGGGCTTGTATATCCTACACAATGTTATTTCCCTTCTTGGGTAGTTGAAGAGGAACATGTAGCATGTCAAACATTAGTAGAATCCTACAAAGGGTTATTTGAAAAAGAGCCATTTGTAGATAAATGGACTTTCTCAACAAATGGTGTATCCATTATGGGACGATATGATATTCCTTGCATTGGATTTGGTCCTGGTCATGAAGATCAAGCCCATGCACCTAATGAAAGAACATGGAAAGATGAATTGATTAAGGCAGCAGCTATGTATGCCGTTATACCAACAATGTATATTAGTAAAATTTAA
- a CDS encoding ornithine carbamoyltransferase, whose translation MQTIFKGKHFISLQDWTKEEIETLLEVSYDLKKKFAMGIETPYLPYKTAFLMFFEQSTRTRNSMEAGIAQLGGHGNFLDTSTMQVSHGEVAKDTAVILSRYGHGIACRNCFWEVGNKYLRDMAKWATVPVMNLQCDLYHPMQGIADLMTIKEKVRDTRNLKVSIIWAYATSHKKPISVPLTQSLLFPRFGMDVTLAYPEGYDLPEWAIKQARENAEKNGGKFTITHNMEEAYRDADVVIPKNWGSWVNNQSDKVVDDLLESYKSWKCTEEMMALANKNVMYMHALPADRGNEVEDSVIDGPHSIVYDEAENRLHTAKAVMTLTMGGK comes from the coding sequence ATGCAAACAATATTTAAAGGGAAACATTTTATCTCCTTACAAGATTGGACGAAAGAAGAAATAGAAACTTTATTAGAGGTATCTTATGACTTGAAGAAAAAATTCGCCATGGGGATTGAGACACCCTACTTGCCTTATAAGACAGCATTTTTGATGTTCTTTGAGCAATCTACAAGAACAAGAAACTCTATGGAAGCAGGCATTGCACAATTAGGTGGTCATGGTAACTTCCTTGATACAAGTACAATGCAGGTTTCACATGGTGAGGTAGCCAAAGATACAGCTGTTATTTTATCAAGATATGGTCATGGTATAGCCTGTAGAAATTGTTTCTGGGAAGTTGGGAATAAATATTTAAGAGATATGGCAAAATGGGCTACAGTACCTGTAATGAATCTTCAATGTGATTTGTATCATCCTATGCAGGGGATTGCTGATCTCATGACTATAAAAGAAAAAGTGAGAGATACAAGAAATCTAAAGGTTTCTATCATTTGGGCTTACGCAACAAGCCATAAAAAGCCTATTTCAGTACCTCTAACTCAATCACTGCTATTTCCACGTTTTGGTATGGATGTGACATTAGCATATCCAGAAGGTTATGATTTACCTGAGTGGGCTATTAAGCAAGCGAGAGAGAATGCTGAGAAAAATGGAGGTAAGTTCACCATCACGCATAACATGGAAGAAGCATACCGTGACGCGGATGTGGTTATTCCTAAGAATTGGGGTAGCTGGGTCAATAATCAAAGTGACAAAGTTGTTGATGATTTACTCGAATCCTATAAGAGCTGGAAGTGTACAGAAGAGATGATGGCACTTGCAAATAAAAATGTAATGTATATGCACGCCCTACCTGCTGATAGAGGTAATGAGGTTGAAGATAGTGTTATTGATGGACCACATTCTATTGTTTATGATGAGGCAGAGAATCGATTACATACGGCAAAAGCGGTTATGACTCTCACAATGGGTGGAAAATAA
- a CDS encoding GNAT family N-acetyltransferase, giving the protein MYRNIRIETERLIIKSFTKEDLHHLHRIVNDVEMMKYVPFAKERTLPECKKLLDRILKRYTESTSNEFKGFLLLVYLNYSNECIGFVGLFPLTYDTINTEIFYGLFEEYYGKGYATEIGKAIIQFTFDQMNLDKIVATVNKDNEVSKRVLSKIGMNFDYIIDKEVTEGSSYDGELMYSISKYI; this is encoded by the coding sequence ATGTATAGAAATATAAGGATAGAAACAGAAAGATTAATCATTAAAAGTTTTACTAAAGAAGACCTACATCATCTACATCGAATTGTCAATGATGTAGAGATGATGAAGTATGTTCCATTTGCAAAGGAAAGAACATTACCTGAATGTAAAAAATTATTAGATAGAATATTAAAAAGATACACTGAAAGTACAAGTAATGAGTTTAAAGGTTTTCTTTTATTAGTGTATTTGAATTATAGTAACGAATGTATAGGATTTGTTGGGTTATTCCCACTGACTTACGATACAATAAATACAGAAATATTTTATGGTCTTTTTGAAGAATATTATGGGAAAGGTTATGCAACTGAAATTGGTAAAGCCATTATTCAGTTTACCTTCGATCAAATGAATCTAGATAAAATAGTTGCAACTGTTAATAAAGATAATGAAGTTTCAAAAAGAGTATTAAGTAAAATTGGCATGAACTTTGATTACATCATTGATAAAGAAGTGACAGAAGGAAGTTCCTACGATGGTGAGTTAATGTATTCGATAAGTAAGTACATATAA
- a CDS encoding GNAT family N-acetyltransferase, translating to MENEPIKIIEYEPIYAVATVSMWRESKERAIGQKEIHSFEDHIYFLNNILRKDYKVMIAIDLNFNRVVGILASNEREISQLYIHVSYQGKGIGKRLLEIAKNNSKGKLTLFTFQVNSKAQNFYEKNGFKIIGRGKDNEENLEDIEYEWISCEEQLNV from the coding sequence TTGGAAAATGAACCTATTAAAATAATCGAGTATGAGCCAATTTATGCTGTAGCTACGGTGAGTATGTGGAGAGAAAGTAAGGAAAGGGCTATTGGACAAAAAGAAATACATTCCTTTGAAGATCATATCTATTTCTTAAATAATATATTGAGAAAAGATTATAAAGTTATGATAGCTATTGACTTAAATTTTAATAGAGTAGTAGGTATATTAGCTTCCAATGAACGTGAGATTAGTCAGCTTTATATTCATGTGAGCTATCAAGGAAAGGGTATAGGTAAAAGATTACTTGAAATAGCTAAAAATAATTCCAAAGGTAAATTAACACTCTTCACATTCCAGGTTAATTCAAAAGCTCAAAATTTTTACGAAAAAAATGGCTTTAAAATAATAGGTAGAGGAAAAGATAATGAAGAAAATCTTGAAGATATTGAATATGAATGGATTTCATGTGAGGAACAATTAAATGTATAG
- a CDS encoding FeoB-associated Cys-rich membrane protein — translation MPNIIVMIVILAIVGLAIAKIISEKRKGAICIGCPHGGSKKKSCSCNTSK, via the coding sequence ATGCCTAATATAATTGTTATGATTGTTATACTTGCAATTGTAGGATTAGCAATTGCAAAAATTATTAGCGAAAAACGAAAAGGAGCCATATGTATTGGTTGTCCTCACGGTGGATCAAAGAAGAAGAGTTGTAGTTGCAATACATCGAAGTAA